From a region of the Cervus canadensis isolate Bull #8, Minnesota chromosome 33, ASM1932006v1, whole genome shotgun sequence genome:
- the LOC122433900 gene encoding olfactory receptor 8I2-like → MAGKNFTEVMFFIFHGFANHPKLQVSLFMMFLFTYLFTVLGNLGLILLIRINSQFHTPMYFFLSNLEFIDIFYSSTVTPKALVNLQSIQKIISFVGCFVQMYFFVGLVCSECFLLGSMACDHYVAICNPLLYSMVMSQEVCRWLGVIPYMISFTNSLVSICVISTLAFCDASISHLFCNTTALLALSCMEAFNTEMVIFVLAGFTLLRSLFIITVTYIAIISAILQIWSAAGRQKAFSTCVSHIMGVTVFYGSLFFTYLQPDNTSSLTQAQVASVIYTIVIPVLNLLI, encoded by the coding sequence ATGGCTGGGAAAAATTTCACAGAGGTGATGTTCTTCATCTTCCACGGATTTGCAAATCACCCTAAACTACAAGTCAGCCTCTTCATgatgtttctttttacttatctTTTCACTGTTTTGGGGAATCTTGGACTAATTCTGTTAATCAGAATCAACTCTCAGTTCCACACACCTATGTACTTTTTCCTTAGCAATTTAGAAttcattgatatattttattcCTCTACTGTAACACCCAAGGCACTGGTAAATCTCCAGTCAATTCAGAAAATCATCTCCTTCGTTGGCTGCTTTGTTCAAATGTACTTTTTTGTGGGTTTAGTGTGTAGTGAGTGCTTTCTTCTGGGGTCCATGGCCTGTGACCACTATGTAGCTATCTGCAATCCCTTATTGTATTCCATGGTCATGTCCCAGGAGGTGTGCAGGTGGTTGGGAGTCATCCCTTATATGATCAGCTTCACCAATTCTCTGGTCTCCATCTGTGTGATCAGCACATTGGCATTCTGTGATGCGAGCATCAGTCACCttttctgcaacaccacagctcTTCTAGCTCTGTCCTGCATGGAGGCATTCAACACAGAAATGGTGATCTTTGTTTTAGCTGGCTTCACCCTTCTTAGATCTCTCTTCATCATCACAGTCACCTACATTGCCATCATTTCAGCCATCCTGCAGATCTGGTCTGCAGCAGGCAGACAGAAAGCATTTTCCACCTGTGTGTCCCACATCATGGGGGTGACTGTCTTCTATGGGTCCCTGTTTTTCACGTATTTGCAGCCTGATAACACATCCTCCTTGACCCAGGCACAGGTAGCATCTGTAATCTATACCATTGTCATTCCAGTGCTGAATCTGCTTATCTAG